A window from Triticum aestivum cultivar Chinese Spring chromosome 6D, IWGSC CS RefSeq v2.1, whole genome shotgun sequence encodes these proteins:
- the LOC123140758 gene encoding uncharacterized protein, producing the protein MTTGRGHRVSPAVAAGPLEDDNVLGEILVRLSPEPSSLPRALVCKPWGRVAASADFRRSWRDRHGRPPVLGVFEKRMTTLLFTPGLQAPDRIPMERFSLQVCSEAAWNTWCVLGCRQGRVLIMNWTLREFLIYNPFSGERDRVSFPPDLSLPQDFFDDAYNANGALLWDDEQRPLKLVLVACTGHSRVAARVYSSETGTWGDSISIPEPCRLTSVPVTVVGNRLYCWLKRPGNSILEFNLDNQTLALITRPPRANLKSRNCRIIPGEDGAVGLALFMYPAIELWNRNINSHGVATWVLRKTVILDSIFDLAPSSTGQWRSLVLGYAEDANALLISVYKEMCIRVFTVQLESMQCKRIHGHFLNDLYYPFASFYAAGPSTLQILARGNNDGGAGGGQA; encoded by the coding sequence ATGACCACCGGCCGCGGCCACCGCGTTTCGCCGGCGGTTGCGGCGGGGCCGCTGGAGGATGACAACGTCCTCGGCGAGATCCTCGTCCGCCTCTCCCCGGAGCCATCCTCCCTCCCGCGGGCGCTTGTCTGCAAGCCGTGGGGTCGCGTCGCCGCCTCCGCGGACTTCCGCCGCAGCTGGCGCGACCGCCACGGGAGACCCCCGGTCCTGGGCGTCTTCGAGAAGCGCATGACGACTCTGCTCTTCACCCCTGGCCTGCAAGCTCCAGATCGCATCCCCATGGAGCGCTTCTCCCTCCAGGTCTGCAGCGAGGCCGCGTGGAACACCTGGTGCGTGCTCGGGTGCCGCCAGGGGCGCGTCCTCATCATGAACTGGACGCTGCGTGAGTTCCTCATCTACAACCCTTTCTCCGGTGAGCGCGACCGCGTGTCATTCCCACCGGATCTCTCACTCCCACAGGATTTCTTCGACGACGCGTACAACGCCAACGGAGCTCTGCTCTGGGACGACGAGCAGCGCCCACTGAAGCTGGTCTTGGTAGCCTGCACGGGCCACTCGAGAGTTGCGGCCCGTGTGTACTCCTCTGAGACGGGCACATGGGGAGACAGCATCTCCATTCCTGAGCCATGTCGTCTTACCAGTGTCCCCGTCACTGTGGTCGGCAACCGCCTCTACTGTTGGCTCAAAAGGCCTGGGAATAGCATACTAGAGTTCAATCTGGATAACCAGACCCTAGCTCTCATCACAAGGCCTCCCCGTGCCAACCTCAAGAGCCGCAACTGCCGGATCATCCCAGGAGAGGATGGCGCTGTTGGCCTCGCCTTATTCATGTACCCTGCCATCGAACTGTGGAACCGCAACATCAACTCTCATGGTGTTGCAACATGGGTGCTGCGCAAGACCGTTATTCTGGACAGCATCTTTGATCTGGCGCCGTCTTCAACGGGGCAATGGAGGTCATTAGTTCTCGGGTATGCCGAGGATGCTAATGCCCTTCTTATATCGGTGTACAAAGAGATGTGCATCCGTGTATTTACGGTTCAACTTGAGTCAATGCAGTGCAAGAGAATTCATGGACACTTTCTCAATGATTTGTATTATCCGTTCGCCAGTTTCTATGCCGCAG